A single Streptomyces sp. 2114.4 DNA region contains:
- a CDS encoding sulfurtransferase: MNAIITATELASELERPTAPVLLDVRYQMGGPPGRPVYEAGHVPGAVYVDLESELASPPGPGGRHPLPDLDVFTEAMRAAGVRADHPVVVYDGGQGWAAARAWWLLRWTGHPDVRVLDGGLAAWEAAGGALSVDQSTPQEGDFTPVPGGLALLRADDAAALARRGVLLDARAAERYRGEVEPIDKVAGHIPGAVSAPTTENVVEGGTVFRDASELAERFASLGATPKAEVGVYCGSGVSAAHEVLALAVAGVPAALYVGSWSEWSADPSRPVATGPQPG; encoded by the coding sequence ATGAATGCCATCATCACCGCTACCGAACTCGCGAGCGAGCTGGAGCGGCCCACTGCTCCGGTCCTCCTGGACGTCCGCTACCAGATGGGCGGCCCGCCCGGTCGCCCCGTGTACGAGGCCGGTCATGTGCCCGGCGCGGTCTACGTCGACCTCGAGAGCGAGCTGGCCTCGCCTCCCGGCCCGGGTGGCCGGCACCCGCTGCCCGATCTCGATGTCTTCACCGAGGCCATGCGGGCCGCCGGCGTCCGCGCGGACCACCCGGTGGTCGTCTACGACGGCGGCCAGGGCTGGGCGGCCGCCCGCGCCTGGTGGCTGCTGCGCTGGACCGGCCACCCCGACGTACGCGTCCTGGACGGCGGCCTCGCCGCCTGGGAGGCGGCCGGCGGCGCCCTGAGTGTCGATCAATCGACTCCGCAGGAAGGTGATTTCACCCCGGTGCCCGGCGGCCTGGCGCTGCTGCGGGCGGATGACGCGGCCGCCCTCGCCCGCCGCGGAGTCCTGCTGGACGCGCGCGCCGCCGAGCGCTACCGCGGTGAGGTCGAGCCGATCGACAAGGTCGCCGGCCATATCCCGGGCGCCGTGTCCGCCCCGACGACCGAGAACGTCGTCGAGGGGGGCACCGTCTTCCGCGACGCGTCGGAACTGGCCGAGCGTTTCGCGTCGCTGGGCGCCACGCCGAAGGCGGAGGTCGGTGTGTACTGCGGCTCCGGGGTCTCCGCCGCACATGAGGTACTGGCCCTCGCGGTCGCGGGTGTCCCCGCCGCCCTGTACGTCGGCTCCTGGAGCGAATGGTCGGCCGACCCGTCCCGCCCCGTCGCCACCGGCCCGCAGCCTGGCTGA
- a CDS encoding DUF3093 domain-containing protein, which yields MQPYEERLTAPRSWWVIAAMIGVACALMLLPLGTLWMLGGLIGGAALSAVAVSSYGSARIRVVGGALIAGDAKIPVTALGEARALDADEALAWRTHKADARAFMLLRGYIRTAVRVEITDPQDPTPYAYLSTRTPERLVAALAAGRG from the coding sequence ATGCAGCCGTACGAAGAACGCCTCACCGCGCCCCGGTCCTGGTGGGTGATCGCCGCGATGATCGGCGTCGCCTGCGCCCTGATGCTGCTCCCCCTGGGGACGCTGTGGATGCTGGGCGGACTGATCGGCGGAGCGGCCCTGTCCGCGGTGGCGGTGAGCTCGTACGGCTCGGCACGGATCCGGGTGGTGGGCGGCGCCCTGATCGCCGGCGACGCGAAGATCCCGGTGACGGCACTGGGCGAGGCGCGGGCGCTGGACGCGGACGAGGCGCTGGCGTGGCGTACGCACAAGGCCGACGCCCGTGCGTTCATGCTGCTGCGCGGCTACATCCGTACCGCGGTGCGGGTGGAGATCACCGATCCGCAGGACCCGACGCCGTACGCCTATCTCTCGACGCGGACGCCGGAGCGTCTGGTGGCGGCGCTGGCGGCCGGACGGGGCTGA
- the sepH gene encoding septation protein SepH gives MPELRVVAVSNDGTRLVLKAADSTEYTLPIDERLRAAVRNDRARLGQIEIEVESHLRPRDIQARIRAGASAEEVAQLAGIPVDRVRRFEGPVLAERAFMAERARKTPVRRPGENTGPQLGEAVAERLLLRGADKDSVQWDSWRRDDGTWEVLLVYRVATEPHSASWTYDPPRRLVQAVDDEARALIGESDDTPEPSFPFVPRIARLPRDRPLDRALDRQSSERGERAAQSGDDDGEPQVAEEAVGERDSLTSLLEAVPSFRGDMVVPEAVKSAQSDEESEAEVEEPPAPAASAGAGSAYADVLMPRAVAGHRDRLTGTTDRQAEADGVRPGRRAAVPSWDEIVFGTRRKKPE, from the coding sequence ATGCCCGAACTGCGTGTCGTGGCCGTCTCCAACGACGGCACACGGCTGGTGCTCAAAGCTGCGGACAGCACCGAGTACACGCTTCCGATCGACGAACGGCTGCGCGCCGCCGTCCGCAATGACCGTGCACGCCTCGGCCAGATCGAGATCGAGGTCGAGAGCCACCTGCGCCCGCGGGACATCCAGGCCCGTATAAGAGCCGGTGCCTCCGCCGAGGAGGTCGCCCAGCTCGCCGGCATCCCCGTCGACCGGGTGCGCCGCTTCGAGGGCCCGGTGCTCGCCGAGCGCGCCTTCATGGCCGAGCGGGCCCGCAAGACCCCGGTACGGCGCCCCGGCGAGAACACCGGTCCGCAGCTCGGCGAGGCGGTGGCGGAGCGACTGCTGCTGCGCGGCGCCGACAAGGACAGCGTCCAGTGGGACTCCTGGCGCCGCGACGACGGCACCTGGGAGGTGCTGCTGGTCTACCGCGTCGCCACCGAACCGCACTCGGCGAGCTGGACGTACGACCCGCCGCGGCGTCTCGTCCAGGCTGTGGACGACGAGGCGCGGGCGCTGATCGGCGAGAGCGACGACACGCCCGAGCCGAGCTTCCCGTTCGTGCCGCGGATCGCACGGCTCCCACGCGACCGGCCGCTGGACCGTGCGTTGGACCGGCAGTCGTCCGAGCGCGGCGAGCGCGCGGCGCAGTCCGGTGACGACGACGGCGAGCCGCAGGTCGCGGAGGAGGCCGTCGGCGAGCGGGATTCGCTGACCAGCCTGCTGGAGGCGGTGCCGAGCTTCCGTGGCGACATGGTCGTTCCGGAGGCCGTGAAGTCGGCACAGAGCGACGAGGAGTCCGAGGCCGAGGTCGAGGAGCCGCCCGCCCCGGCGGCGAGTGCGGGTGCGGGTTCCGCATACGCCGATGTACTGATGCCACGCGCGGTGGCCGGCCATCGCGACCGGCTGACCGGGACGACGGACCGGCAGGCCGAGGCGGACGGTGTACGACCCGGCCGCCGCGCCGCGGTGCCCAGCTGGGACGAGATCGTCTTCGGCACCCGGCGCAAGAAGCCGGAGTAA
- a CDS encoding thymidine kinase, translated as MPELVFFSGTMDCGKSTLALQIEHNRSSRGLQGMIYSRNDRAGRGKLSSRLGLVTEAVEAAHGMDFYTHVVDHLSAGGRVDYVIADEAQFLVPEQIDQLARIVDDLELDVFAFGITTDFRSKLFPGSQRLVELADRIEVLQVEALCWCGARATHNARTVDGRMVVEGAQVVVGDVVGDVDGPHTEVGYEVLCRRHHRRRQTSAAARAAALSPDVLPVDSAK; from the coding sequence TGCGGAAAGTCGACACTTGCTCTGCAGATCGAGCACAACCGCTCCTCCCGCGGCCTGCAAGGCATGATCTACAGCCGCAACGACCGGGCCGGCCGCGGCAAGCTCTCCTCCCGCCTCGGCCTGGTGACCGAGGCCGTCGAGGCGGCGCACGGCATGGACTTCTACACGCATGTCGTCGACCATCTCTCCGCCGGCGGCCGGGTCGACTATGTCATCGCCGACGAGGCACAGTTCCTCGTCCCCGAACAGATCGACCAGCTCGCCCGCATCGTCGACGACCTCGAACTGGACGTCTTCGCCTTCGGCATCACCACCGACTTCCGCAGCAAGCTGTTCCCCGGCTCCCAGAGGCTGGTCGAACTGGCCGACCGCATAGAGGTGCTGCAGGTCGAGGCGCTGTGCTGGTGCGGCGCCCGCGCCACGCACAACGCCCGTACGGTCGACGGCCGGATGGTCGTCGAGGGTGCTCAGGTCGTGGTGGGCGATGTCGTCGGTGACGTGGACGGCCCCCACACCGAGGTCGGCTACGAGGTGCTGTGCCGGCGTCACCACCGTCGCCGTCAGACCTCGGCGGCCGCCCGGGCGGCCGCGCTCTCCCCGGACGTACTGCCGGTCGACAGCGCGAAGTAG
- a CDS encoding D-arabinono-1,4-lactone oxidase: MAVSNAVGGSGGRGPTSGPWRNWAGNVTARPARSVAPASTEEVAAAVRAAAADGLTVKAAGTGHSFTPAAATDGLLIRPERLTGVRSVNREAGTVTVAAGTPLKHLNETLAAHGLSLTNMGDIMEQTVSGATSTGTHGTGRDSASLAAQITALELVTADGSVLACSPGENPEVFAAARLGLGALGVISELTFAVEPEFWLTAREEPMPFDEVTDRFDELVAENEHFEFYWFPHTGNCNTKRNNRSQGPAAPPGRVSGWVEDELLSNGVFQLACAVGRAVPAAIPGIAKISSRALSARTYTDIPYKVFTSPRRVRFVEMEYALPRAAAVAALGELKALVERSDFKVSFPVEVRTAPADDIPLSTASGRDTVYLAVHMYRGTPYGAYFAAAERIMTAHEGRPHWGKLHTRDTAYLADAYPRFGEFTALRDRLDPERRFANAYLRRVLGD; encoded by the coding sequence ATGGCAGTCAGCAATGCCGTCGGCGGCTCGGGAGGGCGGGGTCCGACCAGCGGGCCGTGGCGCAACTGGGCGGGCAATGTCACCGCCCGCCCCGCCCGGAGCGTGGCCCCGGCGAGCACCGAGGAGGTGGCGGCAGCGGTCCGCGCCGCCGCAGCGGACGGGCTGACGGTCAAGGCCGCCGGCACCGGCCACTCCTTCACCCCGGCCGCCGCCACCGACGGGCTGCTGATCCGCCCCGAGCGGCTGACCGGCGTCCGCTCGGTCAACCGCGAGGCCGGCACGGTGACGGTGGCGGCCGGTACACCGCTCAAGCACCTCAACGAGACGCTGGCCGCGCACGGACTGTCGCTGACCAACATGGGCGACATCATGGAGCAGACCGTCTCCGGGGCGACGTCCACCGGCACCCATGGCACCGGCCGCGATTCGGCGTCGCTCGCCGCCCAGATCACCGCCCTGGAGCTGGTCACCGCCGACGGCTCGGTCCTGGCCTGTTCCCCCGGGGAGAACCCCGAGGTCTTCGCCGCGGCGCGGCTGGGTCTGGGCGCGCTGGGCGTGATCAGCGAGCTGACCTTCGCCGTGGAGCCGGAGTTCTGGCTGACCGCCCGCGAGGAGCCGATGCCCTTCGACGAGGTGACGGACCGCTTCGACGAACTGGTCGCCGAGAACGAACACTTCGAGTTCTACTGGTTCCCGCACACCGGCAACTGCAACACCAAGCGCAACAACCGCAGCCAGGGTCCGGCGGCACCGCCCGGGAGGGTCAGCGGCTGGGTCGAGGACGAGCTGCTGTCCAACGGGGTCTTCCAGCTCGCCTGCGCCGTCGGGCGGGCGGTCCCGGCCGCCATACCGGGCATCGCCAAGATCTCCAGCCGCGCCCTGTCGGCCCGTACGTACACCGACATCCCGTACAAGGTGTTCACCTCGCCGCGGCGGGTGCGGTTCGTGGAGATGGAGTACGCACTGCCCCGGGCGGCCGCGGTGGCGGCACTGGGTGAACTCAAGGCCCTGGTGGAGCGCTCGGACTTCAAGGTCAGCTTCCCGGTGGAGGTGCGGACCGCGCCCGCCGACGACATCCCGCTGTCCACCGCTTCGGGCCGGGACACCGTCTACCTCGCCGTACACATGTACCGCGGGACACCGTACGGAGCGTATTTCGCGGCCGCCGAACGGATCATGACGGCACACGAGGGGCGGCCGCACTGGGGGAAGCTGCACACCCGCGACACCGCCTACCTTGCCGACGCCTATCCGCGGTTCGGGGAGTTCACCGCACTGCGCGACCGGCTGGACCCGGAACGCCGGTTCGCCAATGCCTATCTGCGGCGGGTCCTGGGGGACTGA
- a CDS encoding cell wall metabolism sensor histidine kinase WalK: MPSLPSFSKATNPPPPVPPKPTWDPRPVDVRPFPWLRPTIRIRLTLLYGGMFLMAGIVLLTIIYMLAADALHDGSALPLKILGGKFQSTSDICDLPTETSGQLLQQAVEQCLQHQRAVALNSLLNRSLLALLGLTVVAFAFGYAMAGRVLSPLGRITRTAQRVAGSDLHRRIELGGPDDELKELADTFDEMLDRLDRAFESQRRFVSNASHELRTPLAINRTLLEVQLADPGASPELAQLGKTLLATNERSEQLVEGLLLLARSENKVVDKKPVDVAEVASQAVEQTREEAQAKGVALRGVREQVFVQGNGVLLERIALNLVQNAVRYNVPEEGWVEVTVQPQPGCAVLVVSNTGPVVPAYEVENLFEPFRRLRTERTGSDKGVGLGLSIVRSVVRAHDGTITARPREGGGLVMRVVLPL, encoded by the coding sequence ATGCCTTCCCTGCCCTCGTTCTCCAAGGCGACGAACCCGCCGCCCCCCGTTCCGCCCAAGCCGACCTGGGACCCCAGGCCGGTCGATGTCCGTCCGTTCCCGTGGCTGCGGCCCACGATCCGGATACGGCTGACGCTGCTGTACGGCGGCATGTTCCTGATGGCCGGGATCGTGCTGCTGACGATCATCTACATGCTGGCCGCGGACGCGCTGCACGACGGCAGCGCGCTGCCCCTGAAGATCCTCGGCGGGAAGTTCCAGTCGACCAGTGACATCTGCGACCTGCCCACCGAGACGTCCGGGCAGCTGCTCCAGCAGGCCGTCGAACAGTGCCTGCAGCACCAGCGCGCGGTGGCCCTCAACAGCCTCCTCAACCGCTCCCTGCTGGCTTTGCTGGGTTTGACGGTGGTGGCGTTCGCTTTCGGTTATGCGATGGCGGGGCGGGTGTTGTCGCCGTTGGGGCGTATTACGCGGACGGCTCAGCGGGTGGCGGGTTCGGATCTGCACCGGCGGATCGAGTTGGGGGGTCCTGATGACGAGCTGAAGGAGCTTGCGGACACCTTTGACGAGATGCTGGACCGGCTGGACCGGGCGTTCGAGTCGCAGCGGCGGTTCGTGTCGAATGCGTCGCACGAGTTGCGGACGCCGTTGGCGATCAACCGGACGTTGCTGGAGGTGCAGCTGGCGGATCCGGGGGCGTCGCCGGAGCTGGCGCAGTTGGGCAAGACGCTGCTGGCGACCAATGAGCGCAGTGAGCAGTTGGTGGAGGGGTTGTTGCTGCTGGCGCGCAGTGAGAACAAGGTCGTGGACAAGAAGCCGGTGGATGTGGCGGAGGTGGCGTCGCAGGCGGTGGAGCAGACCCGTGAGGAGGCGCAGGCCAAGGGGGTGGCGCTGCGGGGGGTGCGTGAGCAGGTGTTCGTGCAGGGTAACGGGGTGCTGCTGGAGCGGATCGCGCTGAATCTGGTGCAGAACGCGGTGCGCTACAACGTGCCGGAGGAGGGCTGGGTGGAGGTGACGGTCCAGCCGCAGCCGGGGTGTGCGGTGCTGGTGGTCTCCAATACCGGTCCGGTGGTTCCGGCCTATGAGGTGGAGAACCTTTTCGAGCCGTTCCGGCGGCTGCGGACCGAGCGGACCGGGAGTGACAAGGGGGTCGGGCTGGGGCTGTCCATCGTGCGTTCGGTGGTGCGTGCGCACGACGGCACGATCACGGCTCGGCCCCGCGAGGGCGGCGGACTGGTGATGCGGGTCGTCCTGCCGCTCTGA
- a CDS encoding MFS transporter encodes MPSPYRALFGRRGTKSFSAAGLLGRMPLSMLGIGIVTMISQLTGRYGLAGALSATIALSAAVLGPQISRLVDRHGQRRVLRPATLVSVTAVAGLLLSAQQGWADWLLFVFAACAGCVPSVGAMIRARWAELYRGSPRELHTAYSWESIVDELCFIVGPILSIGLSTAWFPEAGPLLAAAFLAAGVFWLTAQRATEPVPHPREHHTKGSALRSRGLQVLVVTFVATGAIFGAVDVVTVAFAEEVGHKAAASLVLAVYALGSCAAGAVFGLLHLKGHPSRRWVAGVCVMAVSMVPLQLVGSLPLLAVALFVAGLSVAPTMVTTMALVEEHVPRAKLTEGMSWTGTGLAVGVALGSSAAGWVVDAAGAARGYLVPGAAGLLAALVAFAGYRRLRPQSAPAVAGPAVAGGLPGLPGPTDPTGPTEPATERRGEESVA; translated from the coding sequence TTGCCCAGTCCCTACCGCGCCCTCTTCGGCCGCCGCGGCACCAAGTCGTTCTCCGCCGCCGGGCTGCTGGGCCGGATGCCGTTGTCGATGCTGGGCATCGGGATCGTCACGATGATCTCCCAGCTGACCGGCCGCTACGGCCTGGCCGGCGCGTTGTCCGCGACCATTGCGCTGTCCGCCGCGGTCCTCGGCCCGCAGATCTCCCGGCTGGTGGACCGGCACGGCCAGCGCCGGGTGCTGCGCCCGGCCACCCTGGTGTCGGTCACCGCGGTCGCCGGACTGCTGCTGAGCGCGCAGCAGGGCTGGGCGGACTGGCTGCTGTTCGTCTTCGCGGCCTGTGCGGGGTGTGTGCCGAGCGTGGGGGCGATGATCCGGGCGCGTTGGGCCGAGCTCTACCGGGGGTCCCCGCGAGAGCTGCACACCGCGTATTCGTGGGAGTCGATCGTCGACGAGTTGTGCTTCATCGTCGGGCCGATCCTGTCCATCGGCCTGTCCACCGCGTGGTTCCCGGAGGCGGGGCCACTGCTGGCCGCCGCTTTCCTGGCCGCCGGCGTCTTCTGGCTGACGGCGCAGCGGGCGACGGAGCCGGTGCCGCATCCGCGCGAACACCACACCAAGGGGTCCGCGCTGCGCTCACGGGGGCTGCAGGTGCTGGTGGTGACGTTCGTGGCCACCGGCGCGATCTTCGGGGCGGTCGACGTGGTGACCGTGGCCTTCGCCGAGGAGGTCGGGCACAAGGCGGCGGCCAGTCTGGTCCTGGCCGTCTATGCGCTCGGCTCGTGTGCGGCCGGCGCGGTCTTCGGCCTGCTCCACCTCAAGGGGCATCCGTCCCGCCGCTGGGTGGCGGGGGTGTGCGTGATGGCCGTGAGCATGGTGCCGCTGCAACTGGTGGGCTCGCTGCCGCTGCTGGCCGTCGCCCTGTTCGTCGCCGGGCTGTCCGTCGCCCCGACGATGGTGACCACGATGGCGCTGGTCGAGGAGCACGTGCCGCGGGCGAAGCTGACCGAGGGCATGAGCTGGACCGGCACCGGCCTGGCAGTGGGCGTCGCACTGGGGTCGTCGGCCGCCGGCTGGGTGGTGGACGCCGCCGGGGCCGCCCGGGGCTATCTGGTGCCCGGGGCGGCGGGCCTGCTCGCCGCACTGGTGGCCTTCGCGGGCTACCGCAGGCTCCGCCCGCAGTCCGCGCCCGCGGTGGCAGGCCCGGCCGTGGCGGGAGGCCTGCCCGGCCTGCCCGGACCGACCGATCCGACCGGACCGACCGAACCGGCCACGGAGCGGCGGGGCGAGGAGAGCGTCGCGTAG
- a CDS encoding DUF4193 domain-containing protein, with the protein MATDYDTPRKTDDDLNEDSIEELKSRRNDKSASAVDVDEFEQAEGLELPGADLSNEELAVRVLPKQQDEFTCMSCFLVHHRSQLAAEDKNGQPICRDCAA; encoded by the coding sequence ATGGCTACGGATTACGACACCCCACGCAAGACCGACGACGACCTCAACGAGGACAGCATCGAAGAGCTGAAGTCGCGGCGGAACGACAAGTCCGCCTCGGCCGTCGACGTCGACGAGTTCGAGCAGGCCGAGGGCCTGGAGCTGCCCGGCGCGGACCTGTCCAACGAAGAACTGGCCGTGCGCGTGCTGCCCAAGCAGCAGGACGAGTTCACGTGCATGAGCTGCTTCCTGGTCCACCACCGCAGCCAGCTCGCCGCGGAGGACAAGAACGGGCAGCCGATCTGCCGCGACTGCGCGGCCTGA
- a CDS encoding response regulator transcription factor → MRVLVVEDEQLLADAVATGLRREAMAVDVVYDGAAALERIAVNDYDVVVLDRDLPVVHGDDVCRKIVELGMPTRVLMLTASGDVSDRVEGLEIGADDYLPKPFAFTELTARVRALGRRTTVALPPVLERAGIKLDPNRREVFRDGKEVQLAPKEFAVLEVLMRSEGTVVSAEQLLEKAWDENTDPFTNVVRVTVMTLRRKLGEPAVIVTVPGSGYRI, encoded by the coding sequence GTGCGTGTTCTCGTCGTCGAGGACGAGCAGCTGCTCGCCGATGCGGTGGCCACCGGACTACGCCGGGAGGCCATGGCGGTCGACGTGGTCTACGACGGCGCTGCCGCCCTGGAACGGATCGCGGTCAACGACTATGACGTCGTCGTGCTGGACCGTGACCTTCCGGTCGTCCACGGCGACGATGTCTGCCGCAAGATCGTCGAGCTGGGGATGCCCACCCGGGTCCTGATGCTCACCGCCTCCGGCGACGTCAGCGACCGCGTCGAGGGCCTGGAGATCGGCGCGGACGACTACCTTCCCAAGCCCTTCGCCTTCACCGAGCTGACCGCCCGGGTCCGCGCTCTCGGACGCCGTACGACCGTCGCGCTGCCGCCCGTCCTGGAGCGGGCCGGCATCAAGCTCGACCCGAACCGCCGCGAGGTCTTCCGCGACGGCAAGGAGGTCCAGCTCGCCCCCAAGGAGTTCGCGGTGCTGGAGGTCCTGATGCGCAGCGAGGGCACGGTCGTCTCGGCGGAGCAGCTTCTGGAGAAGGCCTGGGACGAGAACACCGACCCGTTCACCAACGTCGTACGGGTCACGGTCATGACGCTGCGCCGCAAGCTCGGCGAGCCCGCGGTGATCGTCACGGTCCCCGGCTCGGGATACCGGATCTGA
- a CDS encoding ferrochelatase, protein MPEQCDPRPYDALLLLSFGGPEGPDDVVPFLENVTRGRGIPRERLKEVGQHYFLFGGVSPINAQNRELLDALRKDFAGHGLDLPVYWGNRNWAPYLTDTLRTMVHDGHRRIAVLATSAYASYSGCRQYRENLADALAALQAEGLEPPRVDKLRHYFNHPGFIRPMVDGVLASLAALPQEVRGGAHLAFTTHSIPTAAADTSGTPADHTRDGAGGAYVAQHLDVAQVIADAVRAETGVEHPWRLVYQSRSGAPHIPWLEPDICDHLEERHAAGVPAVVMAPIGFVSDHMEVKYDLDTEATAKAAELGLPVARSATVGADPRFAAAVRDLLLERAAAERGRAPERCALGALGAGHDLCPVGCCPARAPRPAAAGADWRGPADRAPA, encoded by the coding sequence ATGCCCGAACAGTGCGATCCCCGCCCGTATGACGCCCTGCTGCTGCTGTCCTTCGGCGGCCCCGAAGGCCCCGACGACGTGGTCCCGTTCCTGGAGAACGTCACCCGCGGCCGCGGCATCCCCCGTGAGCGCCTGAAGGAGGTGGGGCAGCACTACTTCCTGTTCGGCGGCGTCAGCCCTATCAACGCCCAGAACCGGGAACTGCTGGACGCACTGCGCAAGGACTTCGCCGGGCACGGACTGGACCTGCCCGTCTACTGGGGCAACCGCAACTGGGCGCCCTACCTGACCGACACCCTGCGCACCATGGTCCACGACGGCCACCGCCGTATCGCCGTCCTGGCGACCAGCGCCTACGCCTCGTACTCGGGCTGCCGGCAGTACCGCGAGAACCTCGCCGACGCGCTCGCCGCCCTGCAGGCCGAGGGCCTGGAGCCGCCCCGGGTCGACAAGCTGCGGCACTACTTCAACCACCCCGGCTTCATCCGGCCGATGGTCGACGGCGTGCTGGCGTCCCTCGCGGCCCTGCCCCAGGAGGTGCGAGGCGGTGCCCATCTCGCCTTCACCACCCACTCCATCCCCACCGCCGCGGCCGACACCTCCGGCACTCCCGCCGACCACACGCGGGACGGTGCGGGCGGCGCCTATGTCGCCCAGCACCTGGACGTGGCGCAGGTGATCGCGGACGCCGTCCGGGCGGAGACCGGTGTGGAGCACCCCTGGCGGCTCGTCTACCAGTCCCGCAGCGGGGCCCCGCACATCCCGTGGCTGGAGCCGGACATCTGCGATCACCTGGAGGAGCGGCACGCCGCCGGCGTACCGGCCGTTGTGATGGCTCCCATCGGGTTCGTCTCCGACCACATGGAGGTCAAGTACGACCTCGACACCGAAGCCACCGCCAAGGCCGCCGAGCTGGGACTTCCGGTCGCCAGGTCGGCGACGGTGGGCGCCGACCCGCGGTTCGCGGCGGCCGTCCGCGACCTCCTCCTGGAGCGCGCGGCCGCCGAACGGGGCCGCGCCCCGGAGCGCTGCGCCCTGGGCGCCCTCGGTGCCGGCCACGACCTGTGCCCGGTCGGCTGCTGCCCCGCGCGCGCTCCGCGCCCGGCCGCCGCCGGGGCCGACTGGCGCGGCCCGGCAGACCGGGCCCCCGCATAA
- a CDS encoding inositol monophosphatase family protein, translated as MPDPLHPAVPQTAPAQSDALYDELLDLALEAARRAGALLRDGRPADLGVAATKSSPIDVVTEMDLASEKLITDFLGEHRPDDGFLGEEGASTDGTSGIRWVIDPVDGTVNYLYGLPAWSVSIAAEKDGEVVVGVVAAPMRGETYQAVVGRGAFNNGERIRHRPAPPLSQALVGTGFGYLAERRAGQAEVVRTLLPQVRDIRRGGSAAIDLCDVACGRLDAYYERGLNPWDLAAGALIAREAGALTGGRPGRTASHELTLAASPALFEQLQPLLDELGAWHD; from the coding sequence GTGCCCGACCCGCTGCACCCCGCCGTCCCCCAGACCGCCCCGGCGCAGAGCGACGCGCTGTACGACGAACTCCTCGACCTGGCCCTGGAGGCCGCCCGCCGTGCGGGGGCGCTGCTGCGCGACGGCCGACCCGCCGACCTCGGCGTGGCCGCCACCAAGTCCAGCCCCATCGACGTCGTCACCGAGATGGATCTCGCCTCCGAGAAGCTGATCACCGACTTCCTCGGGGAGCACCGCCCGGACGACGGCTTCCTGGGGGAGGAGGGCGCCAGCACCGACGGCACCAGCGGCATCCGCTGGGTCATCGACCCCGTCGACGGCACCGTGAACTACCTCTACGGGCTGCCGGCCTGGTCGGTGTCCATCGCGGCGGAGAAGGACGGCGAGGTGGTCGTCGGGGTCGTCGCCGCCCCGATGCGCGGCGAGACCTACCAGGCCGTCGTCGGTCGTGGCGCGTTCAACAACGGCGAGCGCATCCGCCACCGGCCCGCCCCGCCGCTCTCCCAGGCGCTCGTCGGCACCGGGTTCGGCTATCTCGCCGAGCGCCGGGCGGGCCAGGCGGAGGTGGTGCGCACGCTGCTGCCGCAGGTCCGCGACATCCGGCGCGGCGGCTCGGCCGCGATCGACCTGTGCGATGTGGCCTGCGGCCGGCTCGACGCCTACTACGAGCGTGGTCTGAACCCCTGGGACCTGGCGGCCGGCGCGCTGATCGCCCGCGAGGCCGGGGCGCTCACCGGGGGCCGGCCCGGCCGGACGGCCTCCCACGAGCTGACCCTCGCCGCCTCCCCGGCCCTCTTCGAGCAGCTGCAGCCGCTCCTGGACGAGCTCGGCGCCTGGCACGACTGA
- a CDS encoding VOC family protein has translation MTTEAATRRMPGAPCWVSLLAHSLSATQEFYGALFGWEFRPGPQHFGPYARAFLHGREVAGLGELVPDRHLPVAWTTYLASDDADATAEQIRSCGGTVGVGPLDADDDAGRMAIASDPQGAIFGIWQGRSVAGTTITGELGTPAWNELVTRDTSSVLTFYEHVFGYEAEPVISAGFDYLTLHLKEHPVAGIRGVGNALPPDRGSHWMTHFAVSDTDAAARRVTELGGQVLQPARDSAHGRLATVCDSEGAVFTVVQRD, from the coding sequence ATGACCACCGAGGCAGCGACCCGGCGGATGCCCGGCGCGCCCTGCTGGGTGAGCCTCCTGGCCCACAGCCTGTCCGCGACGCAGGAATTCTACGGCGCGCTGTTCGGCTGGGAGTTCCGCCCGGGACCGCAGCATTTCGGTCCGTACGCCCGGGCCTTCCTCCACGGCCGGGAAGTCGCCGGGCTCGGCGAACTGGTGCCCGACCGCCATCTCCCGGTCGCCTGGACCACGTACCTCGCGAGCGATGACGCGGACGCGACCGCCGAGCAGATCCGGTCCTGCGGCGGGACGGTGGGCGTCGGGCCCCTGGACGCGGACGATGACGCGGGGCGGATGGCGATCGCGTCCGACCCGCAGGGCGCGATCTTCGGCATCTGGCAGGGCAGGTCGGTGGCGGGCACCACGATCACCGGTGAACTGGGCACCCCGGCATGGAACGAGCTGGTCACCCGGGACACGAGCTCCGTCCTGACGTTCTACGAGCATGTCTTCGGCTACGAGGCGGAACCGGTGATCTCGGCGGGCTTCGACTATCTGACACTGCATCTCAAGGAACACCCGGTGGCCGGTATCCGCGGCGTGGGCAACGCCCTGCCACCCGACCGGGGTTCCCACTGGATGACGCACTTCGCCGTCTCCGACACGGACGCGGCGGCCCGCCGGGTCACCGAGCTGGGCGGCCAGGTGCTGCAGCCGGCCCGGGACTCCGCCCACGGACGGCTGGCGACGGTCTGCGACAGCGAGGGCGCCGTCTTCACGGTCGTCCAGCGGGACTGA